The sequence GCGAGCTCAACCTGGCCCAGCTCCGGGTGGTGGCCGGCATCTCCCGCGACTTCGCCCGGGACACCGCCGACCTCACCGACCGGCAGAACATCCAGTTCCACTGGGTCCGAATCGAGGACGTGCCGGAGATCTGGCGCCGGCTGGAGGAGGTGGGCCTACAGACCACCGAGGCGTGCGGCGACTGCCCGCGCGTCGTGCTGGGCAGCCCGGTCGCCGGCGTGGCCCGGGACGAGCTGGTCGACCCGACGCCGGCGATCGACGAGATCGTCCGCCGGTACGCCGGCGACAAGCGGTTCGCCAACCTGCCCCGCAAGTTCAAGACCTCGATCTCCTGGCTGGTCGACACCCCGTACGAGGCGAACGACGTCGCCTTCCTCGGCGTGGCGCACCCGGAGCACGGCCCCGGCTTCGACCTCTGGGTCGGCGGGGGCCTGTCCACCAACCCGATGCTGGCCAAGCGCCTCGGCGTCTGGGTGCCGCTGGCCCAGGTGCCGGACGTCTGGGCCGGTGTGGTCGGCATCTTCCGCGACTACGGCTACCGCCGGCTGCGTAACCGGGCCCGGCTGAAGTTCCTGGTCGCCGACTGGGGCGTGGGGAAGTTCCGCGCGGTGCTGGAGCAGGAGTACCTGGGCCGTACGCTGCTCGACGGCCCGGCCCCGGAGCTGCCGGCGAAGCCGATCGACCACATCGGCGTGCACCCGCAGCGCGACGGCCGCAACTATGTCGGCGCCGCCCCGGTGGTGGGTCGGGTCTCCGGCCCGCAGCTCGCCCGGCTCGCCGACGTGGTCGAGGCGCACGGCAGCGACCGGGTCCGGCTCACCCCGTACCAGAAGCTGCTGGTGCTGGACGTGGCGCCGGAGCGGACCGACTCGCTGGTGGCGCAGCTGCGCCGAATCGGCCTGGAGGCGCAGCCGTCGGCCTGGCGGCGCGGCACCATGGCCTGCACCGGTATCGAGTACTGCAAGCTGGCCATCGTCGAGACCAAGGCCCGCGGCGCGGAGCTGGTGGCCCGGCTGGAGGAGCGACTCGCCGGTGAGGATCTCAAGGACGCCGACATCTCCATCCACCTCAACGGCTGCCCGAACGCCTGCGCCCGCACCCAGGTCGCCGACATCGGGCTCAAGGGGCAGCTGGTGGTCGGCCCGGACGGCCGGCAGGTGGAGGGCTTCCAGGTGCACCTGGGCGGTGGCCTCGGCATGGCGCAGGGGCAGACCGCCGGCTTCGGCCGCAAGCTGCGCGGCCTGAGGACCACCGCCGAGGAGCTGCCCGAGTACGTGGAACGGCTGGCCCGCCGCTACCTGGCCGGCCGGTGCGAGGGCGAGGCCTTCGCCAACTGGGTGATCAGGGTCGACGAGGAGGAGCTCCGATGAGTGATGCCCGTTCCGCGCCTCTCTACTGCCCGTACTGCGGGGAGGAGGACCTGCGGCCGAGCGAGGCCGGGCACGGCGCCTGGGAGTGCCACGCCTGCGCGCGGGTCTTCACCGTACGGTTCACCGGCCTGCTCTCGCGGGCGGTGGTGGCCCGATGAGCGGCCTGGTCTCCGCCGCCGGCCTGGGCCTGGTCGGAGTCGGCGGCCCGGCCCCCGCCGACCCGGCGGGGCGCGACCCGGCGGAGCTGCGCGCGCTGGCCGAGGAGGCCGGCCGGGAGCTGGCGGACGCCCCGGCGCTGGAGATCGCCGGCTGGGCCGCGGAGACGTTCGGTGACCGGTTCTGCGTGACCAGCTCGATGGCGGACGGGGTGCTGGCCCACCTGGTCTCCCGGGTCGCGCCCGGCGTCGACGTGGTCTTCCTCGACACCGGGCTGCACTTTCCGGAGACGCTGCGGGTACGCGACGAGGTGGCCCGGCGGCTGCCGGTGAACGTGCGGTCGATCCGGCCCGGGCTGACCGTCGGGCAGCAGGACGGCCAGTACGGCCCCCGCCTGTTCAGCCGGTCCCCGGACGACTGCTGTCAGCTGCGCAAGGTCGAGCCGCTGGAGCGGGCGCTGACCGGGTACGACGCCTGGGCGGCCGGGCTGCGCCGGGACGAGTCGCCGACCCGGGCCAACACCCCCGTGGTGGCCTTCGACGCCCGGCGCGGGAAGGTCAAGGTGAACCCGATCGCCGGCTGGACCCAGCGGGACGTGGACGCCTACATCGCCCGCCACGACATCCCGGTCAACGAGCTGTTCGGCCGGGGCTACGGCTCGGTCGGCTGCTGGCCCTGCACTCGCCGGACGAAGGCGGGGGAGGACCCCCGGGCCGGCCGGTGGGCCATGTTCGAAAAGACCGAGTGCGGCCTGCACACCTGAACGCCCACCCGCCGGTGGTGCTGGTCGCGCACGGCAGTCGGGACCCGCGGGCGGCCGAGGCGACCCGGGCGCTGGCCCGGGCCGTGGCGGTCGCCCGCCCCGGCACCCCGGTGCGCCCGAGCTGGCTCGACCACACCGAGCCCGGGCCGGCCGCCGTACTGCGCGACCTCGCCGCCGCCGGTCATCCCCGGGCGGTGCTGGTGCCGCTGCTGCTGACCGCCGCGTACCACCGGAAGGTCGACATCCCGGCCGCGCTGGCCGCCGCCGAGGGCGGGCCGCCGATCGACGTACGGGTCGCCGACGTGCTCGGGCCGGCCGACGGGCCGGTTGACCGCGCGCTGCTGGCCGGGTTGCGCCGGCGGTTGGCCGAGGCGGCGCCGGGCGGGTACGACGCCCTGGTGCTGGCCGCGGCGGGCACGCGGGATCCCCGGGCGCGCGGCTCGGTGGGCCGGGTCGCGGCGGCGCTCGGCGCCGACCTGGGGGTGCGCTGCCGCGTGTCGTACGCCTCGGCGGCACCTCCGGCGGCCGGTGTCGCGGTGGCGAAGCTGCGGGCGGCCGGGGCTCGCCGAGTCGGGGTGGCGGCCTACTTCCTGGCGCCCGGCCTGTTCCACGACGCCGTGTGCGCCGGCGCCCGGGATGCCGGGGCGGTGGCCGTGGCCGCGCCGCTGGCCGACGCCCCCGATCTTGTCGACCTGGTCCTCCGCCGCGTCGCCGCCCAGCTCGCATGAGGCCGCGCGACTATGACCGCCGGGGACCGAGCCGGTCGGGGCTGGACAGCAGGACGCCCCGGCGGGGAACCCGGCCGGGGCGTGCTGTGCGGTGCGATCAGGCAGAGTGAGCGCGCAGCACCCGGAAACCGCCGCGGCGCTTCACCGCGCGGCGCTCCTCTTCGCTCATCCCGCCCCAGACGCCGGCGTCCTGACCGGACTCCAGCGCCCACTGCAGGCACTGGTCCGTCACCGGGCAGCGCCGGCAGACGGCCTTGGCCTGCTCCACCTGCAGCAGGGCCGGACCGGACGTCCCGATCGGGAAGAACAGCTCCGGGTCCTCGTCGCGGCAGACGGCATCATGGCGCCAGTCCATGGCGGCAACACTCCTCATTCTTAAGTGGGTGGCCTGGTAACGCTTTGTTGCTTTTCCTATATGCGTCCGCATTGCCGATCGGTGACGGTCAGCATCCATCAATTCGGCGCTGCGTGAGCAGGCTGTTCGGGTCCGGGACCTGCTGGAACAGCTCAACCTGCCGAGCTTATCCAGGCAATGTCCCGGTAACACGAGTTCGCTTGTGAATACTTTCACGAACTGCCGGGATGTCAAGAGTGCCGCTCGGAAAAACTCCGAACAGTGAGCGGGCTCACCACCCTTTTGTCCGGGTTTCCGAGGTGCTTTGGTTACCCGCCGTGCAACAGCCGAGGGTCAATATAGTACAGTCTGCGTGACATTGCTGACATTTCTGCCACCTTCCGTCGGCGTGGCTTCGACAACTTCGGCTCGGCTGGCGGCCATGATTCGGCCTCCGCGCCGCTGGGCGGCGCTCCGGACCGAATGAGGCCGGTCTGACGCCGCGCCGCGACCTGGAGCTGTCGCCCACCGCGGGGGGAGCGGTGGGCCACCGGGTCAACCGACGGGAGTACCCGAGAGTTAGCAGATTACTCTCAGTGCGGCGGGAACGGATGCGAATCTGACTTTCTCCCGCTCGCCCAGGTAGTCCCCATCCAGCTGGAAGGCCAGCGGACGGGTCGAGAGCAGGGTGAAGTCGGCCAGGTCGTGCAGCCGGAGCACCTGCCGGCCATGCGGGTCAGGGGTCCGGGAGAAGAACTGCGTCACCGTACGTGCCGTGCTGGCCACCCGGAGCTGCCGGATGGCGAGCACGTCCAGCCCGAGGTCGAACGACGCCTCCGGGTTCGGGTTGATCTCCCGCTCACCCAGATAGGTCCAGGGCGCGGTGTTCTGGATGATGACGGTGGCCAGCTCCGCCTCGGCGGCCTCGCCCGGCCGTTCGAGCGTGATCGAGGGATGCCGGCGGTCCGAGCCGAGGAAATACTGGCTCACCGTCGACCGCAGGTAGAGCGCCGGCGTGGAGACCCGGCCCCGCCGGCGGGCCTGCTCGACCCGGTGGATCACCGCCGCGTCGATCCCGAAGCCCGCACAGAAGGTGAAGTAGCGGTCGTCCGCCCGGCCCAGGCCGATGGTGCGGGACCGGCCCAGGCGCAGCCCCTCCAGGATCATGCTGGTCCCGTCCGGCCACTCCCGGGGCAGGCCGAGTGCCCGGGCGAAGACGTTGGTGGAGCCGCCGGGGACGGTGGCCAGCGCCGGCAACCGTTCCGCCGAGGTCTCCCCGGTCCGGAAAGTCGGCGGCTCGGCGGTCATCAGCCCGTTCACCACCTCGTTGACCGTGCCGTCGCCACCGAGCGTGACCACCAGGTCGACGCCCTCCTCGGCGGCCTCCCGGGCCAGGTCCGTGGCGTGGCCCCGCCGGCGGGTGTACCGCACCGACAGGTCGACTTCGCTGCGCAGCGCCCGGACCAGGACGTCCCGGCTGCGTTCGCTGGTGGTGGTGGCCTTCGGGTTGACCACCAGGACGGCCCGCATGGGCGGCACTGTACCGCGCCTACCCACGGGTATCGTGTCGCCCGTGACGTTCGACTCCGACCCGGTCCCCGCCCCGCTCCGTTGGGCGGTCTGGCTGCTGCGCGCCGAGGCGGTGGCGCTCGGCGTGGTGGCGGCGTGGCTGATCTGGTCCGACCTGACCGCGCGGAGCACCGACCTGACCTCGGCCCTGCTGGTGACCGCGTTCGCGGTGGCCGGGGCGGCGGCGCTCTGGGCCCTCGGCGGTGCGCTGGTCCGCCGCCGGGCCGGCGCGCGCGCACCGGCCATCGTGCTCCAACTCATGCTGCTGCCGGTCGGCTGGTACATGATTCAGGGCGGGCTGGGCTGGCTGGGGCTGCCGCTGATGGCGCTCGGCCTCGCGGTCGCCGGGCTGCTCGTCAGCTCGCCGACCAACCGGGCGCTCGGCTTCGACTGACCCGCCCGACCCGGGCACCGGGTGCCTCGTCGGGTCGGCGATCAGTAGCCCGAGGCGCGGCGGGTCAGCAGGGAGATGGTGGCCTGGCCGTTGACGGCCCGGGCGGACGCCGAGGTGGTCAGCGCGGTGAGCACCTTCCAGGCGAAGGACGACTCGGAGGGGAGGCTGGCTCCCCGTACGGTCGGCACGGTCACCTCGACGGTGAGCGCGTCCTCGGTGACCGCGAACCGGCACTCCAGCTCGGCGTTGCGGGTGGCGATGGCGAGCAGCATGGCGCACGCCTCGTCCACCGCGATGCGCAGGTCCTCGATCTCGTCGAGGGCGAACTGCAGCCGGGCCGCCAGGCCGGCCGTGGCGGTGCGGAGCACGCCGAGATACCCGCCGTCGGCGGGCACGGTGAGGTGCACGACATCGTCGTCGGTGGCCGGCTGGCCGGTCAGTTGAGTCACGCCTCATCCCCCCGGTGCGGGACTCTACCCGCTCAGGCCTGCGGCTGCGTGGGCGCGGCCGCCGCCTGGGTCGCGAGGTCGTGCAGGGCCGGGCCGGTGAGCCGGTAGGGCACCCACTCGTCCATCGGAGTGGCCCCGATGGCCGCGTAGAAGCGCGCCGCGGGATTCCAGTTGATCATCCACCACTCCAGCCGCCGGTAGCCGCGCTCGACGCAGATCGCGGCCAGGGTGGCGAGCAGCCGGCGGCCCACCCCGGTGCCCCGGGCGGCCGGACGGACGTACAGGTCCTCCAGGTAGATGCCGTGCACACCCTCCCAGGTGGAGAAGTTGAGGAACCAGAGGGCGAAGCCGATGGGCTGCTCCGCCGCGTCCACCGCGACGTGCCCGAAGAGCGCCGGCGAAGCCGCGAAGAGCGCGCTGGCGAGCTGCTCCTCGGTGAGGTGGCACTGCTCGGGGGACCGCTCGTAGTCGGCGAGTTCGTGCACCATCGCGACGACGGCCGGCACGTCCTCGGGACGCGCCGGCCGGATCGTCGGTGCCGCTTCGGGCACGGTCACGCCTGCTTGGTCTCCCAGAAGATCTTCGAGATCTCGTCGATCTTTCCGAGCAGCTTGTCGGCGACCGCCGGGTCCATGCTGCCCTTGGCGCCGGCGGAGCCCGCGAGCTTGGTGGTCTCGTTGAAGAGCTGGTGCAGCTGCGGGTACTTCTCGAAGTGCTGCGGCTTGAAGTAGTCGGTCCAGAGCACCCACAGGTGGTGCTTGACCAGCTCGGCGCGCTGCTCCTTGATGAGGATGGCCCGCGTGCGGAACTCCGCGTCGGTGTTGGACTGGTACTTCTCGCAGATCATTTTGACCGACTCGGCCTCGATGCGAGCCTGGGCCGGGTCGTAAACGCCGCACGGCAGGTCACAGTGGGCGCTGACGGTCACACGGGGCGTGAGGATGCGGGGAAGGCGCATCAGGGTCCTCCATGGGATGTTTGCGATGATCCAAGCTGACCTTACTCCTGGAGATGCTCCCCGGCGGGCGGGAGGTGAAACCCGGTGGGTGCCCCGAACGGCTCCGCCCCGCCCGTGCTGCGCGGTCCGCTGGCGGCCGTGCTGGTCACCGGCCCTTCCATGGCCCCGACCCTGCGGCACGGGGACGCGGTGCTGGTGCGTACCGGCGGTCGGCCGGTCCGCCCGGGCGACGTGGTGGTCGCCGTCTTCCGCAGCCGCCCCGACCTGCTCGTGGTCAAGCGCGCGGTCCGCCCGCAGGACGGCGGCTGGTGGGTACGCGGCGACAACGCCCTGGTCACCGACGACTCCCGGGCGTACGGGGTGGCCGACGTGCGGGGTCGGGTGGTGGCCCGGTACTGGCCGCGCCTCGGGCTGGTCAAAAGCCGACAGGACCGGATATGAGCCCGCCCACACCAGGGTGACGGTCGCTGACTATGCTCGGAAAGTGCCCGGGTGACCCCCCGCACCGCCGCCCCGCTGGCCCGCTGACCACCGCGCGCCGAGCCGGCCGGTCCGTCTGCACGACAGATCCTGGAGTCACCATGTCTACGTCCACCCCGGACCCTGCTGATCCCGTCTTCCGGCTGCACGCCGGCGGCAAGATGGCCGTCGCCTCGACCGTTCCGCTCACCAGCCGGGACGACCTCTCCCTCGCGTACACCCCCGGGGTGGCCCGGGTGTGCGAGGCGATCGCCGCCGACCCCGACCTCGCCGACGACTACACCTGGGTGTCGCACACCGTCGCCGTGGTCACCGACGGCTCCGCCGTACTCGGTCTGGGCAACATCGGCCCCCGCGCGGCGCTGCCGGTGATGGAGGGCAAGGCGGTGCTGTTCAAGCAGTTCGCGGGCGTGGACGCGGTACCCATCTGCCTCGACACCCAGGACGTGGACGAGATCGTCGCGGCGGTCCGGGCGCTCGCCCCCTCGTTCGGCGGGATCAACCTGGAGGACATCAGCGCGCCGCGCTGCTTCGAGGTGGAGCGCCGGCTGGACGAGGCGCTGCCGATCCCGGTCTTCCACGACGACCAGCACGGCACCGCGATCGTGGTGCTGGCCGCGCTACGCAACGCGGCCACCCTGCTCAACCGCAAGCTCGGCGACCTGCGGGTGGCGGTCAGCGGGGCCGGGGCGGCCGGCGTGGCGGTGACGAAGATGCTGATCGCCGGGGGCGTGAACCCGGACCAGGTCGTGGTCTGCGACTCGAAGGGCATCATCGGCCGGCACCGCGAGCTGACCGGGACCAAGGCAGAGTTGGCCGAGATCACCAACGCCGCCGGCCGGCAGGGCGACGTCAGCGAGGCGCTGCGCGGCGCGGACGTGCTGATCGGCGTCTCCGGCGGGCAGATCCCCGAGGCGGCGGTGGCCGGGATGGCCCCGGGCGGCATCGTCTTCGCGCTGGCCAACCCCACCCCCGAGGTGCACCCCGAGGTGGCCCGCCGGCACGTCGCGGTGGTTGCCACCGGGCGCAGCGACTACCCCAACCAGATCAACAATGTGCTCGCCTTCCCCGGCGTGTTCCGGGGCGCGCTGGACGCCCGGGCCACCCGGATCACCGACGGGATGAAGGTGGCCGCGGCCGACGCCATCGCCAACGTGGTCGCCGAGTCGCTCACCCCGGAGGCCATTGTGCCCTCGCCGCTCGACCCGCGGGTCGCCCCGGCGGTCGCCGAGGCGGTCGCCGAGGCCGCCCGCCGCGACGGCGTGGCTCGCCGCTGAGCGTAAGGAGCTGAGCGTAAGGAGGGGGCCCCTCTTATCGCCTTCTGCATCGGAAGGGCCCCTTCTTAACGGCCGCTCAGCTTGTTACGGTGCCGATCATGCGTGCCGCCTATGCCTCGGCCCTCGACGCCGACAACCCGCTCGCCGCGCTCACCGTCGGCGACCGCCCCGAGCCGGCCCACCCCGGTCCGGACTGGGTCACCGTGCAGGTGCGGGCCAGCTCGCTCAACCACCACGACCTCTGGTCACTGCGCGGGGTGGGGCTCACCCGCGACCAGCTCCC comes from Micromonospora viridifaciens and encodes:
- a CDS encoding nitrite/sulfite reductase, giving the protein MAVSSTPTRSDNPPAARASRRPRGEGQWALGHREPLNANERIKKDDDPLNVRARIEHIYAHHGFASIDPQDLRGRFRWWGLYTQRKAGIDGGRTAVLEPHELEDEFFMLRVRVDGGELNLAQLRVVAGISRDFARDTADLTDRQNIQFHWVRIEDVPEIWRRLEEVGLQTTEACGDCPRVVLGSPVAGVARDELVDPTPAIDEIVRRYAGDKRFANLPRKFKTSISWLVDTPYEANDVAFLGVAHPEHGPGFDLWVGGGLSTNPMLAKRLGVWVPLAQVPDVWAGVVGIFRDYGYRRLRNRARLKFLVADWGVGKFRAVLEQEYLGRTLLDGPAPELPAKPIDHIGVHPQRDGRNYVGAAPVVGRVSGPQLARLADVVEAHGSDRVRLTPYQKLLVLDVAPERTDSLVAQLRRIGLEAQPSAWRRGTMACTGIEYCKLAIVETKARGAELVARLEERLAGEDLKDADISIHLNGCPNACARTQVADIGLKGQLVVGPDGRQVEGFQVHLGGGLGMAQGQTAGFGRKLRGLRTTAEELPEYVERLARRYLAGRCEGEAFANWVIRVDEEELR
- a CDS encoding IS1 family transposase; the encoded protein is MSDARSAPLYCPYCGEEDLRPSEAGHGAWECHACARVFTVRFTGLLSRAVVAR
- a CDS encoding phosphoadenylyl-sulfate reductase translates to MSGLVSAAGLGLVGVGGPAPADPAGRDPAELRALAEEAGRELADAPALEIAGWAAETFGDRFCVTSSMADGVLAHLVSRVAPGVDVVFLDTGLHFPETLRVRDEVARRLPVNVRSIRPGLTVGQQDGQYGPRLFSRSPDDCCQLRKVEPLERALTGYDAWAAGLRRDESPTRANTPVVAFDARRGKVKVNPIAGWTQRDVDAYIARHDIPVNELFGRGYGSVGCWPCTRRTKAGEDPRAGRWAMFEKTECGLHT
- a CDS encoding sirohydrochlorin chelatase, which translates into the protein MRPAHLNAHPPVVLVAHGSRDPRAAEATRALARAVAVARPGTPVRPSWLDHTEPGPAAVLRDLAAAGHPRAVLVPLLLTAAYHRKVDIPAALAAAEGGPPIDVRVADVLGPADGPVDRALLAGLRRRLAEAAPGGYDALVLAAAGTRDPRARGSVGRVAAALGADLGVRCRVSYASAAPPAAGVAVAKLRAAGARRVGVAAYFLAPGLFHDAVCAGARDAGAVAVAAPLADAPDLVDLVLRRVAAQLA
- a CDS encoding WhiB family transcriptional regulator codes for the protein MDWRHDAVCRDEDPELFFPIGTSGPALLQVEQAKAVCRRCPVTDQCLQWALESGQDAGVWGGMSEEERRAVKRRGGFRVLRAHSA
- a CDS encoding diacylglycerol/lipid kinase family protein, with the protein product MRAVLVVNPKATTTSERSRDVLVRALRSEVDLSVRYTRRRGHATDLAREAAEEGVDLVVTLGGDGTVNEVVNGLMTAEPPTFRTGETSAERLPALATVPGGSTNVFARALGLPREWPDGTSMILEGLRLGRSRTIGLGRADDRYFTFCAGFGIDAAVIHRVEQARRRGRVSTPALYLRSTVSQYFLGSDRRHPSITLERPGEAAEAELATVIIQNTAPWTYLGEREINPNPEASFDLGLDVLAIRQLRVASTARTVTQFFSRTPDPHGRQVLRLHDLADFTLLSTRPLAFQLDGDYLGEREKVRFASVPAALRVIC
- a CDS encoding ATP-binding protein, with translation MTQLTGQPATDDDVVHLTVPADGGYLGVLRTATAGLAARLQFALDEIEDLRIAVDEACAMLLAIATRNAELECRFAVTEDALTVEVTVPTVRGASLPSESSFAWKVLTALTTSASARAVNGQATISLLTRRASGY
- a CDS encoding GNAT family N-acetyltransferase, whose product is MVHELADYERSPEQCHLTEEQLASALFAASPALFGHVAVDAAEQPIGFALWFLNFSTWEGVHGIYLEDLYVRPAARGTGVGRRLLATLAAICVERGYRRLEWWMINWNPAARFYAAIGATPMDEWVPYRLTGPALHDLATQAAAAPTQPQA
- the sodN gene encoding superoxide dismutase, Ni produces the protein MRLPRILTPRVTVSAHCDLPCGVYDPAQARIEAESVKMICEKYQSNTDAEFRTRAILIKEQRAELVKHHLWVLWTDYFKPQHFEKYPQLHQLFNETTKLAGSAGAKGSMDPAVADKLLGKIDEISKIFWETKQA
- a CDS encoding S24/S26 family peptidase codes for the protein MGAPNGSAPPVLRGPLAAVLVTGPSMAPTLRHGDAVLVRTGGRPVRPGDVVVAVFRSRPDLLVVKRAVRPQDGGWWVRGDNALVTDDSRAYGVADVRGRVVARYWPRLGLVKSRQDRI
- a CDS encoding NAD(P)-dependent malic enzyme, with protein sequence MSTSTPDPADPVFRLHAGGKMAVASTVPLTSRDDLSLAYTPGVARVCEAIAADPDLADDYTWVSHTVAVVTDGSAVLGLGNIGPRAALPVMEGKAVLFKQFAGVDAVPICLDTQDVDEIVAAVRALAPSFGGINLEDISAPRCFEVERRLDEALPIPVFHDDQHGTAIVVLAALRNAATLLNRKLGDLRVAVSGAGAAGVAVTKMLIAGGVNPDQVVVCDSKGIIGRHRELTGTKAELAEITNAAGRQGDVSEALRGADVLIGVSGGQIPEAAVAGMAPGGIVFALANPTPEVHPEVARRHVAVVATGRSDYPNQINNVLAFPGVFRGALDARATRITDGMKVAAADAIANVVAESLTPEAIVPSPLDPRVAPAVAEAVAEAARRDGVARR